ACAATCAACCAAGGACAAGAATGATTTAACACATTTTCTTACCAAAATTGACACTGCGTTAACTCCCACTAGCCTTCACCACCTCACCTTGATCTCTGCCACAACATCACTCTCCTGCTGCTTATGTTTGACTTGGGTGACATATTGTGTGGTACATATGGTACgagagaggaaaaagaacaaaatttgcgataaaacttttttttgttctctgtTGATCATGTTGTTATAGGGCAACAATGGAAATATGAAAATGAATAATGTGAGCAAACACAGTCGCCGGTcgaaaaatggaaaatgtaGGCTACCTGGACAATATTGTTTCATTGAGATACAAACATTAATCTGTAAATTTAGAAATCTatatggaaaagaaagaagttatTATCtgtatgaaaaagaaagaagctaTCATCTGTCTCTTTATTGGCTAATCTGTTATTGTGATTAATTTGTGTGCAACACAGAGGTACTCAGGAAGTGATTTGCATGGTGTCACTGCTAAAGTTGTGGATAAGCCTCACCACTGTACGTAATGCCATTTTGCTCATGTGACATgtacacaatttttttttatttcaaaccAAAATGAATGCCATCAGAAcacttccacccatttgtcatggcaaagaACAAAAGGAGATAAGGGCTattactattcacgtgaatagtgacaGCCCTTGCAAACGGCTTGtggtgtttccacccattgtcatAGCAACCAccattcacatgagatatgatgagaggaatttgtatagagttttggtgtgggaagtgaaaaatatgattaagtatttatatattgttataaaatgaaNNNNNNNNNNNNNNNNNNNNNNNNNNNNNNNNNNNNNNNNNNNNNNNNNNNNNNNNNNNNNNNNNNNNNNNNNNNNNNNNNNNNNNNNNNNNNNNNNNNNNNNNNNNNNNNNNNNNNNNNNNNNNNNNNNNNNNNNNNNNNNNNNNNNNNNNNNNNNNNNNNNNNNNNNNNNNNNNNNNNNNNNNNNNNNNNNNNNNNNNNNNNNNNNNNNNNNNNNNNNNNNNNNNNNNNNNNNNNNNNNNNNNNNNNNNNNNNNNNNNNNNNNNNNNNNNNNNNNNNNNNNNNNNNNNNNNNNNNNNNNNNNNNNNNNNNNNNNNNNNNNNNNNNNNNNNNNNNNNNNNNNNNNNNNNNNNNNNNNNNNNNNNNNNNNNNNNNNNNNNNNNNNNNNNNNNNNNNNNNNNNNNNNNNNNNNNNNNNNNNNNNNNNNNNNNNNNNNNNNNNNNNNNNNNNNNNNNNNNNNNNNNNNNNNNNNNNNNNNNNNNNNNNNNNNNNNNNNNNNNNNNNNNNNNNNNNNNNNNNNNNNNNNNNNNNNNNNNNNNNNNNNNNNNNNNNNNNNNNNNNNNNNNNNNNNNNNNNNNNNNNNNNNNNNNNNNNNNNNNNNNNNNNNNNNNNNNNNNNNNNNNNNNNNNNNNNNNNNNNNNNNNNNNNNNNNNNNNNNNNNNNNNNNNNNNNNNNNNNNNNNNNNNNNNNNNNNNNNNNNNNNNNNNNNNNNNNNNNNNNNNNNNNNNNNNNNNNNNNNNNNNNNNNNNNNNNNNNNNNNNNNNNNNNNNNNNNNNNNNNNNNNNNNNNNNNNNNNNNNNNNNNNNNNNNNNNNNNNNNNNNNNNNNNNNNNNNNNNNNNNNNNNNNNNNNNNNNNNNNNNNNNNNNNNNNNNNNNNNNNNNNNNNNNNNNNNNNNNNNNNNNNNNNNNNNNNNNNNNNNNNNNNNNNNNNNNNNNNNNNNNNNNNNNNNNNNNNNNNNNNNNNNNNNNNNNNNNNNNNNNNNNNNNNNNNNNNNNNNNNNNNNNNNNNNNNNNNNNNNNNNNNNNNNNNNNNNNNNNNNNNNNNNNNNNNNNNNNNNNNNNNNNNNNNNNNNNNNNNNNNNNNNNNNNNNNNNNNNNNNNNNNNNNNNNNNNNNNNNNNNNNNNNNNNNNNNNNNNNNNNNNNNNNNNNNNNNNNNNNNNNNNNNNNNNNNNNNNNNNNNNNNNNNNNNNNNNNNNNNNNNNNNNNNNNNNNNNNNNNNNNNNNNNNNNNNNNNNNNNNNNNNNNNNNNNNNNNNNNNNNNNNNNNNNNNNNNNNNNNNNNNNNNNNNNNNNNNNNNNNNNNNNNNNNNNNNNNNNNNNNNNNNNNNNNNNNNNNNNNNNNNNNNNNNNNNNNNNNNNNNNNNNNNNNNNNNNNNNNNNNNNNNNNNNNNNNNNNNNNNNNNNNNNNNNNNNNNNNNNNNNNNNNNNNNNNNNNNNNNNNNNNNNNNNNNNNNNNNNNNNNNNNNNNNNNNNNNNNNNNNNNNNNNNNNNNNNNNNNNNNNNNNNNNNNNNNNNNNNNNNNNNNNNNNNNNNNNNNNNNNNNNNNNNNNNNNNNNNNNNNNNNNNNNNNNNNNNNNNNNNNNNNNNNNNNNNNNNNNNNNNNNNNNNNNNNNNNNNNNNNNNNNNNNNNNNNNNNNNNNNNNNNNNNNNNNNNNNNNNNNNNNNNNNNNNNNNNNNNNNNNNNNNNNNNNNNNNNNNNNNNNNNNNNNNNNNNNNNNNNNNNNNNNNNNNNNNNNNNNNNNNNNNNNNNNNNNNNNNNNNNNNNNNNNNNNNNNNNNNNNNNNNNNNNNNNNNNNNNNNNNNNNNNNNNNNNNNNNNNNNNNNNNNNNNNNNNNNNNNNNNNNNNNNNNNNNNNNNNNNNNNNNNNNNNNNNNNNNNNNNNNNNNNNNNNNNNNNNNNNNNNNNNNNNNNNNNNNNNNNNNNNNNNNNNNNNNNNNNNNNNNNNNNNNNNNNNNNNNNNNNNNNNNNNNNNNNNNNNNNNNNNNNNNNNNNNNNNNNNNNNNNNNNNNNNNNNNNNNNNNNNNNNNNNNNNNNNNNNNNNNNNNNNNNNNNNNNNNNNNNNNNNNNNNNNNNNNNNNNNNNNNNNNNNNNNNNNNNNNNNNNNNNNNNNNNNNNNNNNNNNNNNNNNNNNNNNNNNNNNNNNNNNNNNNNNNNNNNNNNNNNNNNNNNNNNNNNNNNNNNNNNNNNNNNNNNNNNNNNNNNNNNNNNNNNNNNNNNNNNNNNNNNNNNNNNNNNNNNNNNNNNNNNNNNNNNNNNNNNNNNNNNNNNNNNNNNNNNNNNNNNNNNNNNNNNNNNNNNNNNNNNNNNNNNNNNNNNNNNNNNNNNNNNNNNNNNNNNNNNNNNNNNNNNNNNNNNNNNNNNNNNNNNNNNNNNNNNNNNNNNNNNNNNNNNNNNNNNNNNNNNNNNNNNNNNNNNNNNNNNNNNNNNNNNNNNNNNNNNNNNNNNNNNNNNNNNNNNNNNNNNNNNNNNNNNNNNNNNNNNNNNNNNNNNNNNNNNNNNNAGGTTGTCATTTCGATCAAAATTTCTGGTTTtactatatttaaatataattatgtaCACCTGAGAATTTGGTACTTTGGCAATTATGTGCACGTAAGAATTGGGTACTTTGGCAATTTTGTGCGAGCCTCTTTCTCGTCTTTGCAATATGGGAATCAGAAGAATCAATTGGATCATGCTAAACAACTTGTTTCGTAACATATTTCttagaaaaatttgaaatgaaataaaatatccaTGGGATGGGACCCTTTTAGCTCATATTTCTTAGAAAAATAACCATAAAAACTTTGTATCTGAATGAATGGGTTCATTCGTTAACCCATAAATCAGTAATTTTTGTGATTGCATTGCATGGCAGTCACCAATTGTAATTGCAATTATATGAAATTCCTTTATAGCTTCTAAATCTTAAGCTATGATACAACGTTTTTTAACCCCGCCCCTGGAGTAATTAACTATGCACAGTAAACTCAAATATTATCGTGGCAATTCTTCTCAATCTTAAGAAATGGCGTATTTTAAGTAAATAATTAAGattataagaatttttttttatgcctATATAGTATATGATTTAAATATAGGAATCCACTAGCAAAAGGTGCCCACACTATATATGCTGCGAGTTTTTAAATTGTGTGAGATGATTATAAAGCGAAGAAAATAGGCGGGGAACATcgttttgtttatatatacatgaaaaatgTAAATAGTGCCATCACGGTTAGTTTTCCAAGTTTGtaacaaaagataaaataataacatgttttatatGATGTTTGATATCTTAAAATATTGggcatattttaatagatgAAGCAGCtataaaaacatcaaaatatgAGAAGTTTTGAGTTGTGCATTGTTCAAAATAACTTGTATAACTGTTTATCTATATGCTATTGTGTCGTGGAAGGGGATTTTTCCTTTATGATGTCTGTTCAAAGGGGATCTAACTGTTGTTGGCTGCTGTAGAGCCAACTTATATATGCTCCTTTTCCTCAGCATAGGTTTTAACTATGTTCTCATAAAGTTAGAAAATGCCATGTGTTAATGTTGATGGATGAAAAAATTCAGAGTGAGGACAATAACTAATATGATAGaattaagttaaaaaataaaacatgacAAACAATAACATAGATATATCAAGCATTGTATTAACTTGGTGGACAAAAGTAAGTACAATCTGTCAAATCAATTGAAAACAAACCGAAGACAATTGTGACCATTTATTAAAGATCTATAAGAGATTTAAGCGAAAATACTTGAGCTTTAATAGTATTTACAATTAATGAGGGAGAAAGGCATTGCAAATTAATTGAGTTTGTTTAAGTATGGATATACATTCAATTGAAAGCAATTAACTTTTTAAATGTAAATTGTAggccaaaattataaaaatttgttAGGGATTATATTGTACAATTAGCAATGAAAGTTGATCAATAAGACTTATCGATgttcaaaatatataaaaggtTTTCTGTTCATggctctttttttgtttgtggcaTACACATAATTTCAGTGACATTTCTGAGAAGGATCAAAGATAGTGAGGCGGGGACTTGACAAAAAGAATGGAATAGCTTTGTGTTCAATTGGGTAATagaaaataggaaaacaaCGAATGAGGATCCGAAATTCTGGTTACACGGCTTGGGAGCTAATGGCGGTTCATTGTTGCTCTTTCCTAGTCTTTTGGAACAATCACCGGGTTCAACACTCAACTCTCAAATTACCAAGTTTTGGATGTCATTATATAGAGTTTGATTTCAAgcaattcttttcttcaaattaaaaaatcagacccaacaaaataatttaagaaaaaaaataaagaaatgatTAATCTGATAAACTAAAATGACACACAATTTATGAAgcgaaaaaaataatcaaaatgaaTTGTGCTTTTTAAACCATAAATATACATTTAATTGAATGCGTTAATAGCCAAAAATATGATTGCATAATCAAAATGAGTCAAAAGGCCAAAAATATGACAAATGGTAGGGGTTAGATTGCATAAGGGACTGATTTCCTCACTATTGCATCTACCAAGATGCATTGTAAACCAGCAAATTGATCATCCGATTCGAAGACTTTTGTCTCCATTCTACACACACGAACTCTAATTGTAAGGCCGAACTGAAACGGATGGAGATCGCGGATAGGAGCAATGTTCATTGTGTTTTgaatctgaaaaaaaaaaggcttttgTCACTAATATGTGTACAAAATGATTACAGAAAATAGAGGAACGTCTAATCATGTATGCACAACCATACGAATTAGTTCAAACTTATCCAAACCAATTGTCAATTTATGCGATTAGCTAATTCCTAGGCTCTATTCacaaaacttaaaacaatTAATTGGAATTTCAACCTAGAAACTCACCTCTTACTTAACAGAACCAAAAACACTAACCAAACTGGTCTATTCAAAGCAACAAAAGACCACCTGCAAAAgatcaaaagaaaacatggttttataaaaaagagagaagaaaaatgaagaaaaaactgaaaaattggagaagaaaaCCACATAGGGAAAACACATATATCCATATATAAATCCACGAAAACGAAAACAACATGAAtcaacaaaagagaaattacCTGAACAACAAAAACCATAAATCAATTAGCTTTCGTAAAATCTTTAAGAAAAGGCATCACTtagccaaaacaaaaagtagaTACCTTTAATCAACAGTGAGCAatgaaattatgttttttttttatattctagACCCAAGATTGTCTGCAACTTTGAATTAAGAATTTAAACTacaagttctcatagcagaTTAATCACaatcttaaaattttcattttctaattcaACAACTGCGTCTTCTCAAAGTCTCTTCTAACAATCAAAGGATCAAGTTCCAATTTTGTGCTAAACACATATGTTTGAATCTCAAcccaaaacattaaaaaaattgaaaccaaaGGCTGTTTATAACTACTCCATGCCCTTCATTTATGCTTTGcattttctgtaattataaatTGTGGAGTGATCATGTGTCCATGACTGCAATTTTCCCGGTTCAAACGGGAAGAgatgaaaaatgaaagcatggaaaaccatcaaaatacaaaaaacagAAGCCAGGCAGTTTATAACCACTCCAAAACATATAATAAGGGCTtcattgacaggacccgacccaatttccactttgaaattcgagccaagtcctgtgcgtgtccgacacctggcgaatgtcgggcacaaatgacctttttgccctcttacttcaatttctctttaaaatttccttagacttctgtcgaaaattcggcagagtctcccctgtattttgaccagtcCCAAAATTCCACCtgtaaacaatctcaaatatttccacccaactgccagaataggataaaccaaaatttgccatattcaaattttccaataaactcgatatcagagcaattttctaaagttcacgggttttcaggaaaaatttctacaactttacctgactttgaagcgtggaggttaagaggggcccggtggtggatcctatgcacttctacaacctgggggcgaaaaacaagttttaaactgtgagtggacaaaaagtgagattcttaaaatccagctaaaatataattcccccattttgaaataactagggatatatatacatcgaaaatttaactatatctccatataaaagattctataagcatgaatttgtatactaatgaagaaacttacataatcgatctgatataaagatattattgcctggaagaatcaaagaactggtatactgaataaaaataccaaaaatacacATGTGCAATTACTGAGAGACCAATATAAAATGGCTgaaaatcatccttgaataaaagaaagctcaaaatcctttaaaacttaGTTCGACtgaatttactaaaaaaaatgagtaaacaatatctgcagtaaaagctttaaaatcctttaaaactgccacctaattgtacccctgttatatccgtcaattccctggaaggtctcgggcgccacgcagtccacccgagccgcaaactggcgaaatcaggggactatgatcagcctgtcccgccggcagattccccggtgacaccaagtcagctcgagtcgctctggcaggatgcaggggaccgtagtcagcctgatccgcaatcctggcaggtctcggggacataaagtcggccgagccgcaatcctggcaggtctcgggacaccaagtctgccgagccgcaaatcctggcactcgcggtccgagcgtccccgaaactcgtgaggcaaagtcaagtgcactgactgaactataatcagactggatgtccgtagacatcggtccgactctgagtaatcaccataaagaaaatgggtacaaggtgggtttaaaatagattcctttagaaaatccgattaaaactgaaatctcaaattgtgctgctgtctcatctgatttcaacctcaaactccGTTTCTATGACttttaaataagcagcacacatttataaaactgttactgtactgatcaagttcagaaccgtaataaaacttactcaagatcaaataaagaaacttattcaaataaattcatttctaaaaacttatttatataaaatcaatataaactcatttataaaatttatttatataaaagcacatcaatcattcatgaaatctgttttatgaaagaaggtccactcacagatggtctgagctacttcgatccctcgaAGATCTCTTTTATAattctgtcgggctcctggtgcctgattatcccgaaagattaagttagtaaactgctgaataaaaagaatttcaactaaacaccctgcccccaaCTCCTAGAAATACGCGCACTCGTTTcaggttactcctatgcccaccttaGCTTTTTGGACAGTTAAACCGGCTTTAATAGACCCGAACCCTCAATAAGCGGTAAGCTGCCAGTTCGGCCGATCCGGGCCCCCGttggtccacgatctccgatggccgatctgggctcctctgaaggttccttacagagaaggaaccatgttctgcgattttggtccgaaacggacggtcggattagccaaaatcgcgttatcgttgaaaatccaaaccctagccccagggttcgcgattccggagtatccgggactccgattcgcgatccgtcgaatcctacgcgatcctgaaatcacgtaggccgacatatccaaaattaagcgcgatccaacgattacacgacactgcacccacggatcgcgcgatatggaaaatccgttcggggctcaagcggactccgaatcgagatccgcgaaatcccacgcgctcgtgacgacacgaggacctcaaaactggccagagccgtgccaccaccctgggccacgcgccgccacacgcgcgggacAGATCGGgggtccaaagcgatttcgggtggccgaaaaatctcggaaccaagactccaaactcctaccctaggtacaaaaccccatttggagtcacttttgttcttgggccacCCCCAAACAGTGaccggaaacagtagtttcgaagggccgaagttcggccgaattttcaagttcaaaatcgaaccccttagagctaaaatcgatcgagacccatatacccattagctagaacacgaaaaatagctgagaaaccataccttacttgatcgatttggtggagaaacgaaggagaactttgagctggaagtttagGTAGCTTCgaacgaacctccgtcggaaaacacgattttccggccagctcagggcggccccagGGTTGATGTCGGTTGgagaaggtaggggactcgatggcggttccaacgccaccggtcccgtggccattggagctcggaggcggcgccagcaccTTCTGGAAGTCGGTGGCCCGTTTCGCGCAGagtctgggtttatatagatgcaacttcgaaatatttacgtttatgccactgagactcttttgaccataaccttttcgttacaactccgattcgggcccactccgtgtctacggactcctttcgccgtgctctacgcaatggcgcaagcggaattcctaaattctttctcgatcaaaaagtcaaatttttccccattaataatgcaagggcaaaatggtctttttactaaaagatattttccttactttttagatattttctttctttttagatattttgttttgggttcttacattcATTCTTTTGGTTACAATGAACTGCATCAAGGCGATTTTTTTCATGATAAAAAAgcttcctttaaaaaaaaatttcaaaaagctTCAGCACATGAAAATGCATTAATATATAATCAAAGGCAATATCATGTTGTTATCACTCCTATCAACAACCCACCCAAATACATCATATCTTTCATTagctaaaaggaaaaagtcaaaaatatttatatatatccaagcacatatcatacatgaaacAACTTGTCACATTGGTTGAAACCACATAAGAATTACTTGGCTTTATTTATAGCTATACAACCATAGCAATTAAGTCAAATTTATCCCAACTCTAAACCCTACTCTCCGTTTGAatgaaataattgaaaattacataaaattttaaaataacggaatttagaattttaaaatgaagtaATTCATATTGCTTTGGTCCGATTCGGATGGAAACAatggggagaaaaaaaaaccaaccgAGTCTAAACCAGCCGGTTCAATTCGGGTGGCTGGTTTTCTTACCTAGTCTGTCATGACTCATATCCAAAATATCCTCTTCATCAAAGGCAAATGATGAATTATAGTTAAGGACACGTAGTACATGACCTTTATATTACTTGGCAGAGAGAAAACTACTGCTTGTGACAGTCGCTATGCAATTTGAATCCCTATAACCTTCTGTTGTGGTACATGGACTTGAAACATAacacaaatatataaatcaaATTATCAGAGTAGTTATTCGATATCGtgatttatttgtttcaaCAATTATCAGATTCATATAGAAATATGTGTATTCAATCTCTAGAAGAAACAGAGTCATGTCTTCCTGGCTCTGTTGCGTGATAATTAGTGAGTCTAGCAAAACAATATCATTCAAATTGATGCAGATAATGGCAGATCTAGAAATATTTCTAGGGTTGggctaaattatttatttttttggagatCTTTTATACCAAGAATTTTTGagcaaattaatattatatggtaggattatatatatatatagaaaatatgGTAGGATTTCAGTGggtagaagaaaaaaaatctgatgtGGGTGGCTAGGATAGACTGAATTCTAAAAAATAAGTGGGTTAATATTTAATTGCAATGGATTTTGTTGTATAATTAAGACTAAACTACAAAACCAGCACTGGACTAAAGCCTAATCGAGCCCCTTAGTAGGTCCGCCATTGGATGCAGATCATATGAACCAAAATGAGTTTGGCATTTTTTGATGTCCAAATTGGTGCAACGAGATGAAGACCTTAAGTCACAACAATCAAGAGCAAGGACAAGAATGATTTGACACACTGTTTTTGGAGCATAACATTGTAGAAAAACTATCACAAATTACATATAAAACTGTACCGGTAATGTTATTTGCCATCTCTAgcaaaaaaaagataaatgttATTTACTATCACAAACACAAAGtatcattatttttacatatattattaatacACAAACAATGGTCTCATTGAATCACACTCTTTTTTCAGTTTGGTCTGAAAATCACACTCTTTTGTTAGTTTCATTCAAATCACCGGATGCTTTGGTTAATATCTGGAATGTAAGTTCAcaaacttctctctctctctctctctctctctctctctctctctctctctctctctctctctctctactacATATCACACTATTGACATGATGAAGTGATTGTAAGATGGAGGCATATATAACCTCAGAATTTCTAGTATCCTCGTCCAAATCATCAATTCTTTATAGTCAACAGCGACATGTACCGCTAATTTTtccgttttctttttttattttttatttctccaGGTGGGGATAGAGGATTTATTAAATCCCATGTTACAGTTCAATAAATTACAGATCAATAATTGACTTGTAGGGTGAAGATTAGCTTCATGGCAACCTTAGGCTGCAAAAGGAATAACTGACGATCACAAaattgctttttgttttttgttcttccacTGAGAGCATTCCATTTTGATCAGGATTAAACTTATGCAGCAACTTTGCAAGTCAGTCTGCAATTTGGCAACAAGAACTAATATTACTTGAATAAGTTGAGCTAGTGCAATCGTTGCTATATCCAATTTAGCACCAATGGCCTTCAAAATAGTTCTCTTTGTGCCTCTCTTGGTTGCTGCCATGGCACTTCCACTAGCCGATGCCCAACTTGGGAATCTCCTGCCCCCTCTTCTCGGTCTGTTTCGGATACAAGGCACTGTATTTTGCACTGCCAATGGCACTGTGAGTGTTGGTGGCAATGCTGCTACCCCAGTGTTCCCAAGTAAGTTAAATTAATTGGCCCAAGTTTCCCTCGCTTCATGTGCAAGTCATCACTCTCACTCTGATCAGTATTTTTTATTAGCCTTTTTTAGCCTTATTACCAtggttttaatttgttattattcttgtttattttgtttgtagaTGCCACTGTCCAACTGCAGTGTGGAGCTGGAAATGGGGTCTCTACTGTCACAGCCAATGCGTCAGGAGTGTTTTCAATCTTGTTGGATCCTTTAcactttcttctctcttcactTTTGACTGGTTGCAGGCTTGTTGTCACCACACCACTCGCCACCTGCAATGCTAGTTTGCCTCCGTCAGGAGTTCTCATATCGGCCTTGCAGTTC
The window above is part of the Prunus dulcis chromosome 1, ALMONDv2, whole genome shotgun sequence genome. Proteins encoded here:
- the LOC117624539 gene encoding phylloplanin-like, encoding MAFKIVLFVPLLVAAMALPLADAQLGNLLPPLLGLFRIQGTVFCTANGTVSVGGNAATPVFPNATVQLQCGAGNGVSTVTANASGVFSILLDPLHFLLSSLLTGCRLVVTTPLATCNASLPPSGVLISALQFFGTTLIGALSVINVTPVGFTLQV